In Sphingopyxis sp. CCNWLW2, a single window of DNA contains:
- the mgtE gene encoding magnesium transporter — protein MDKREESLPPEDVVITDDRDREQPARETDTELDEDDRLRPEFVRDVIELAEAGEGEAARERIGRLHPADIADLFELARADERPMLAAVLGDMLSADVLAEMNDYVREELIDLLAPEQVAELASELDTDDAVAIIEDMEEDEQQAVLQAMEPEDRAAIEDALSFPEESAGRLMQRDLVAVPEHVTVGDVIDRLREDADLTSDFWEIYVVDPRHRPVGTCQLSWILRTPRDIAISDVMKREQTLIPVDMDQEEVALRFQKYALISAAVIDKGGRLVGMITVDDVVHIIQEEAGEDILRLSGAGDGDINEPIRETYSARVRWLIANLGTALLASSIVGFFGGAIEHMVALAALMPIVAGVGGNAGTQTLAVTVRALAMNQLTDSNSWRAIWREMKIALLNGGTIALIAGTATALWFGNPQLGAVIAAAMVVNIFVAGVAGVAIPLLLDRLDQDPAVASSIFVTMTTDSMGFLAFLGLAVLSGLTTL, from the coding sequence ATGGACAAACGCGAAGAATCCCTGCCGCCGGAAGATGTTGTCATCACCGACGATCGCGACCGTGAACAACCGGCACGCGAAACCGACACCGAACTCGACGAGGACGACCGGCTGAGGCCCGAATTCGTGCGCGACGTGATCGAGCTGGCCGAAGCCGGCGAAGGCGAAGCCGCGCGCGAACGCATCGGCCGCCTCCACCCCGCCGACATCGCCGACCTGTTCGAACTCGCGCGCGCCGACGAGCGCCCGATGCTCGCCGCGGTGCTCGGCGACATGCTGTCCGCCGACGTGCTGGCGGAAATGAACGATTATGTCCGAGAGGAACTGATCGATCTTCTCGCGCCCGAGCAAGTCGCCGAACTCGCGTCCGAACTCGATACCGACGACGCGGTCGCGATCATCGAGGATATGGAGGAGGACGAGCAGCAGGCCGTTCTCCAGGCGATGGAGCCCGAAGATCGCGCCGCGATCGAGGACGCCCTCTCCTTCCCCGAGGAATCCGCCGGGCGCCTGATGCAGCGCGATCTGGTCGCGGTGCCCGAGCATGTGACCGTTGGCGACGTGATCGACCGGCTGCGCGAAGATGCCGACCTCACCAGCGACTTCTGGGAAATTTACGTCGTCGACCCGCGGCACCGCCCGGTCGGCACATGCCAGCTGAGCTGGATCCTCCGCACTCCGCGCGACATCGCGATCAGCGACGTGATGAAGCGCGAACAGACGCTGATCCCAGTCGACATGGACCAGGAAGAGGTTGCGCTGCGCTTCCAGAAATATGCGCTAATCTCGGCCGCGGTGATCGACAAGGGCGGGCGGCTCGTCGGCATGATCACGGTCGATGACGTCGTCCACATCATTCAGGAAGAGGCAGGCGAGGACATTTTGCGCCTGTCGGGCGCCGGCGACGGCGACATCAACGAACCGATCCGCGAGACGTACAGCGCGCGCGTTCGCTGGCTGATCGCTAATCTCGGCACCGCGCTGCTCGCCTCTTCGATCGTCGGATTTTTCGGCGGCGCGATCGAGCATATGGTCGCGCTGGCGGCATTGATGCCGATCGTCGCGGGTGTCGGCGGCAATGCGGGCACGCAGACGCTGGCGGTCACCGTGCGCGCGCTCGCGATGAACCAGCTCACCGATTCGAACAGCTGGCGCGCGATCTGGCGCGAAATGAAGATCGCGCTGCTCAATGGCGGCACGATCGCGTTAATCGCGGGAACCGCGACCGCCTTGTGGTTCGGCAATCCGCAGCTTGGCGCTGTCATCGCGGCGGCGATGGTCGTGAACATATTTGTCGCGGGTGTGGCGGGGGTGGCGATCCCCTTGCTGCTCGATCGGCTCGATCAGGATCCCGCCGTCGCGAGTTCGATTTTCGTCACGATGACGACCGATTCCATGGGGTTTTTGGCCTTCCTGGGCCTCGCGGTACTCAGCGGATTGACAACACTCTGA
- a CDS encoding peptidylprolyl isomerase has translation MSDTLTLSLSTGDVVIRLRPDLAPQHVERITGLASEGFYDGVVFHRVIPGFMAQGGDPTGTGMGGSELPDLPQEFSSEPHVRGVCSMARAQNPNSANSQFFICFDDARFLDNQYTVWGEVIEGMDNVDALPKGEPPREPGKIVKATVS, from the coding sequence ATGTCCGACACTCTCACCCTTTCGCTGTCGACCGGCGATGTTGTCATCCGCCTCCGTCCCGACCTTGCGCCGCAGCATGTCGAGCGCATCACCGGCCTCGCGAGCGAAGGCTTTTATGACGGCGTGGTGTTCCACCGCGTGATCCCGGGCTTCATGGCGCAGGGCGGCGACCCGACGGGCACCGGCATGGGCGGCAGCGAGCTTCCCGACCTGCCGCAGGAATTCAGCAGCGAACCGCATGTCCGCGGCGTTTGCTCGATGGCGCGCGCGCAGAACCCGAACAGCGCGAACAGCCAGTTCTTCATCTGCTTCGACGACGCGCGCTTCCTCGACAACCAGTACACCGTCTGGGGCGAAGTGATCGAAGGCATGGACAATGTCGACGCGCTGCCCAAGGGCGAGCCGCCGCGCGAGCCCGGCAAGATCGTCAAGGCGACTGTCAGCTAA
- a CDS encoding NAD(P)H-dependent flavin oxidoreductase — translation MQSPICAMLDIEFPLLAFSHCRDVVVAVSKAGGMGVFGAAALPPERLEEELAWIDDHIGGRPYGVDLIVPNSFVGKGEASSSGVAKVPESHLQFAADLLGKFDVDAAGLEAAMETRQSFGDNMHEDGAAKLLEVAFRHPIKLIANALGVPPQLMLELGKRHNVPVAALVGTRDHALTQVRAGVDILVVAGGEAGGHCGEVATMVLVPEVAAAVEAVGANTPILAAGGIVTGRQMAAAMAMGAHGAWTGSVWLTTAEAETNPVVKEKMLAASSRDTVRSKSRTGKPSRQLRSPWTDAWEAEDAPKPLPMPLQSLVSEPALRKVDKLSEGGHEGAKALATYWVGQGVGLMNEAMGAGQVVQEFKQDWVSACERLNGFIGD, via the coding sequence ATGCAATCCCCCATCTGCGCGATGCTTGACATCGAATTTCCCCTCCTCGCCTTCTCGCACTGCCGCGACGTCGTCGTTGCGGTGTCGAAAGCCGGCGGCATGGGCGTGTTCGGCGCCGCCGCGCTGCCGCCCGAACGGCTCGAGGAAGAACTCGCTTGGATCGACGATCATATTGGGGGGCGACCCTACGGCGTCGACCTGATCGTCCCCAACAGCTTCGTCGGCAAGGGTGAGGCTTCTTCCTCTGGCGTCGCAAAAGTTCCGGAGTCGCACTTGCAGTTCGCCGCCGACCTGCTGGGCAAGTTCGATGTCGACGCCGCGGGTCTCGAAGCCGCGATGGAAACGCGCCAGAGCTTTGGCGACAATATGCACGAGGACGGCGCTGCAAAGCTGCTCGAAGTCGCCTTCCGTCATCCGATCAAATTGATCGCCAACGCGCTCGGTGTGCCGCCGCAGCTGATGCTCGAACTCGGCAAGCGCCACAACGTCCCCGTCGCCGCGCTCGTCGGCACCCGCGACCATGCGCTGACACAGGTGCGCGCCGGCGTCGATATCCTCGTCGTCGCGGGCGGCGAAGCGGGCGGTCATTGCGGCGAGGTTGCGACGATGGTGCTCGTGCCCGAAGTCGCCGCGGCCGTTGAAGCCGTCGGCGCGAACACGCCGATCCTCGCCGCGGGTGGCATCGTCACCGGACGCCAGATGGCGGCAGCGATGGCAATGGGGGCGCATGGCGCATGGACCGGATCGGTGTGGCTCACTACCGCCGAGGCCGAAACCAATCCGGTCGTGAAGGAAAAGATGCTCGCGGCGTCGTCGCGCGACACCGTGCGATCGAAGAGCCGCACCGGCAAACCCTCACGCCAGCTCCGCTCGCCATGGACCGACGCATGGGAAGCCGAGGACGCGCCGAAACCGCTGCCGATGCCGTTGCAATCGCTGGTCAGCGAACCGGCGCTCCGCAAGGTCGATAAATTGTCCGAAGGCGGCCACGAAGGCGCGAAGGCGCTCGCAACCTATTGGGTCGGCCAGGGCGTCGGCCTGATGAACGAGGCGATGGGCGCCGGGCAGGTCGTGCAGGAGTTCAAGCAGGACTGGGTTTCCGCCTGCGAACGGCTCAACGGCTTTATCGGCGACTAG
- the nadC gene encoding carboxylating nicotinate-nucleotide diphosphorylase → MTQFSLPDFDLDAFVRATLAEDLGAGGDITSMATIPADARFGGVMDSRDAITVAGLPIAERFFRALEPAMEIEILVEEGAQVASGSDLMRLSGNARAMLTAERSALNTVQHLSGIATMTRQYVDALAGTGATLLDTRKTIPGLRVLEKYATRMGGATNHRMGLWDAAMIKDNHVAVAGSVEEAVRRAVAAGIADIIVEVDRVAQVEPALNAGATHLLLDNMGLDQLRECVALVGGKVPTEASGGVRLDTIRDIGATGVTYVSVGRLTQSAPAADIGLDFALA, encoded by the coding sequence ATGACCCAATTTTCCCTGCCCGATTTCGACCTCGATGCCTTCGTCCGCGCCACTTTGGCTGAGGACTTAGGCGCGGGTGGCGATATCACCTCGATGGCGACGATCCCCGCCGATGCGCGCTTTGGCGGGGTGATGGACAGCCGCGACGCGATTACTGTTGCTGGCTTGCCGATTGCCGAGCGATTCTTTCGCGCGCTCGAACCCGCTATGGAAATCGAGATACTGGTCGAGGAAGGTGCGCAGGTCGCATCGGGCAGCGACCTGATGCGGCTGTCGGGCAACGCGCGAGCGATGCTGACGGCGGAACGGTCGGCGCTCAACACCGTCCAGCATCTGTCGGGCATCGCGACAATGACGCGTCAATATGTCGACGCGCTCGCCGGAACCGGCGCGACCCTGCTCGATACGCGCAAGACGATCCCGGGTCTGCGTGTGCTCGAGAAATATGCGACGCGCATGGGCGGCGCGACCAACCACCGCATGGGCCTGTGGGACGCGGCGATGATCAAGGACAATCATGTCGCGGTCGCGGGGTCAGTTGAGGAAGCCGTGCGACGCGCAGTCGCGGCAGGAATCGCGGACATCATCGTCGAGGTCGATCGCGTCGCGCAGGTCGAACCCGCGCTGAACGCGGGTGCGACGCATTTGCTGCTCGACAATATGGGCCTTGATCAGCTGCGCGAATGCGTCGCGCTGGTCGGCGGCAAGGTGCCCACCGAGGCGTCGGGCGGGGTGCGGCTCGATACCATCCGCGACATTGGCGCGACGGGAGTGACCTATGTGTCGGTCGGGCGGCTGACGCAATCGGCGCCGGCGGCGGACATCGGGCTCGATTTTGCGCTGGCTTAG
- a CDS encoding ribonuclease T2 family protein: MRWLSAAALALMPVAAQAQSLACSPPDRIPVPRLEQPKRGEAVRDPAITGYLLAMSWSPQHCADVRNPRDVRDRFQCSGENGRFGWVLHGLWPETDSPSYPQWCRPAKIVPQPVLKKHMCMTPSAQLLQHEWAKHGTCMSPNPAAYFRSAEILFRSVRFPDMKALAAKPQTAASVRRAFSAVNPGVTAPMIAVSVDRQGWLNEVRLCLGPRMKPARCKPFQTGAKDGRQIRVRPMPAR; encoded by the coding sequence TTGCGCTGGCTTAGCGCTGCCGCGCTGGCGTTGATGCCGGTCGCGGCGCAGGCGCAATCGCTCGCGTGCTCGCCGCCCGACCGAATTCCGGTTCCGCGCCTTGAACAGCCGAAGCGCGGCGAAGCCGTCCGCGATCCGGCGATCACTGGTTATCTGTTAGCCATGAGCTGGTCGCCCCAGCATTGCGCCGATGTGCGTAATCCGCGCGACGTGCGCGACCGCTTTCAATGTTCGGGCGAGAATGGCCGTTTCGGCTGGGTGCTGCACGGGCTATGGCCCGAAACCGATAGTCCGAGCTATCCGCAATGGTGCCGCCCGGCGAAGATCGTACCGCAGCCGGTGCTGAAAAAGCATATGTGCATGACGCCGTCGGCGCAGTTGCTCCAGCACGAATGGGCGAAGCACGGCACCTGCATGAGCCCGAATCCCGCCGCCTATTTTCGCTCGGCCGAAATCCTTTTCCGGTCAGTGCGCTTTCCCGACATGAAGGCGCTCGCCGCGAAACCGCAAACCGCGGCCAGCGTTCGTCGCGCTTTTTCCGCGGTTAATCCGGGGGTGACCGCGCCGATGATCGCCGTGTCGGTCGACCGACAGGGATGGCTGAACGAGGTACGGCTTTGCTTGGGGCCGCGCATGAAGCCCGCAAGGTGCAAACCATTCCAGACGGGTGCGAAAGACGGCCGCCAGATCCGCGTTCGGCCGATGCCCGCGCGTTAA
- a CDS encoding MFS transporter, with protein sequence MTGSFALLKQRRFLPLFVTQLLGAFNDNLFKNAMVLFVVYGVFNDEASETLFSAVATGLFILPFFLLSALAGQLADTRDKARIIRIVKFCEILIMLVGGAGLVLAWLGFAVHLIAIPLMMLALFAMGIHSTFFGPIKYAILPQHLKSDEVLAGTGLVEAGTYIAILAGTILAGIIDVEWAALGVVLVAAIGYWTGRKVPPAPPEHEETGIDWHIVRSSITLVRGTMHIPRLYLAILSISFFWTIGAVLFIQFPPLVKNILHADKSVASLFLAIFSIGIAIGSVAVNRLLKGKVSARYSPASVIVMGVFVVAFYWVCRNWEHDPSGVMYGISGFLNHADVLPLLLSLLGIAISGGMFVVPLYAFLTTTVPKDQTARTVAANNIVNSGAMVAGSLLAMGLGFAGVGVVDQLLMSAAMCLVSAWLAQKLHRACD encoded by the coding sequence ATGACCGGTTCCTTTGCGCTGCTGAAACAACGCAGGTTCCTTCCGCTCTTTGTCACGCAGCTCCTCGGCGCCTTCAACGACAATCTGTTCAAGAACGCGATGGTGCTGTTCGTCGTTTACGGCGTGTTCAACGACGAAGCGTCCGAAACATTGTTCAGCGCGGTCGCAACAGGCCTGTTCATCCTGCCCTTTTTCCTGCTCTCGGCGCTCGCCGGGCAGCTCGCCGACACGCGCGACAAGGCGCGGATCATCCGTATCGTCAAATTTTGCGAGATATTGATCATGCTCGTCGGCGGCGCCGGGCTGGTGCTCGCCTGGCTGGGCTTCGCCGTCCACCTGATCGCGATCCCGCTGATGATGCTCGCGCTGTTCGCGATGGGCATCCACTCGACCTTTTTCGGCCCGATCAAATATGCGATCCTGCCGCAGCATCTGAAAAGCGACGAGGTCCTCGCGGGGACGGGGCTCGTCGAGGCCGGCACCTATATCGCGATCCTCGCGGGCACGATCCTCGCCGGGATCATCGACGTCGAATGGGCCGCGCTCGGCGTCGTGCTCGTCGCCGCGATCGGCTATTGGACCGGTCGAAAGGTGCCGCCCGCCCCGCCCGAACATGAAGAAACCGGCATCGACTGGCATATCGTCCGCTCGTCGATCACGCTCGTCCGCGGCACGATGCACATCCCGCGCCTCTATCTCGCGATCCTGTCGATCAGCTTTTTCTGGACGATCGGTGCGGTGCTGTTCATCCAGTTCCCGCCGCTGGTGAAGAATATCCTGCACGCCGACAAGAGCGTCGCCAGCCTTTTCCTCGCAATCTTCTCGATCGGTATCGCGATCGGCTCGGTCGCGGTGAACCGGCTGCTCAAGGGGAAGGTATCGGCGCGCTACAGCCCCGCGAGCGTCATCGTCATGGGCGTATTCGTCGTCGCCTTCTATTGGGTCTGCCGCAACTGGGAACATGATCCCTCGGGCGTGATGTACGGCATATCGGGTTTCCTGAACCACGCCGACGTCCTTCCGCTGCTGCTCAGCCTGCTCGGCATCGCGATCAGTGGCGGCATGTTCGTCGTGCCGCTCTATGCCTTCCTCACGACCACCGTGCCCAAGGACCAGACCGCACGCACCGTCGCCGCGAACAATATCGTCAATTCGGGCGCGATGGTCGCGGGATCGCTGCTCGCGATGGGGCTGGGATTCGCCGGCGTGGGCGTCGTCGACCAGCTGCTGATGAGCGCCGCGATGTGCCTGGTGTCGGCATGGCTCGCGCAGAAGCTGCACCGCGCCTGCGACTGA
- the pgsA gene encoding CDP-diacylglycerol--glycerol-3-phosphate 3-phosphatidyltransferase, translating to MLSLPNILTLSRILAVPILLFLLWPGVVEGSHQPKPIDYALAFGLYCLMGITDYFDGYVARSRGIVSRLGAFLDPIADKIMIAAVILLLVFTRDIAGYHVIAALMILLREIIVSGLREFLATLQVSMPVTQLAKWKTTFQLVAFGALILAGALPQMAWIKTVGLASLWGAAVLTLITGWDYLRVGLKHMD from the coding sequence ATGCTCAGCCTTCCCAACATCCTGACATTATCACGTATCCTGGCGGTGCCGATCCTGCTGTTTCTGCTGTGGCCCGGGGTGGTTGAAGGGTCGCACCAGCCGAAGCCGATCGACTATGCGCTCGCCTTTGGCTTGTACTGCCTGATGGGCATTACCGATTATTTTGACGGTTATGTTGCACGCTCGCGCGGGATCGTGTCGCGGCTCGGGGCTTTTCTCGATCCGATCGCCGACAAGATCATGATCGCGGCGGTGATCCTGCTGCTGGTCTTCACCCGCGATATCGCCGGCTATCATGTCATCGCCGCGCTGATGATCCTGCTCCGCGAAATCATCGTGTCGGGGCTGCGCGAATTCCTCGCGACGCTGCAGGTGTCGATGCCGGTGACGCAACTCGCCAAATGGAAGACGACGTTCCAGCTCGTCGCGTTCGGCGCGCTGATCCTGGCGGGGGCGCTGCCGCAAATGGCGTGGATCAAGACGGTCGGGCTTGCCTCGTTGTGGGGCGCCGCGGTGCTGACGCTGATCACGGGCTGGGACTATTTGCGCGTTGGCCTGAAGCATATGGATTGA
- the moaD gene encoding molybdopterin converting factor subunit 1, producing MTLDIAYFAWVRERMGVADETVDLPANVTHVGALVAWLAARDARGQIAFAEPQRIRAAIDGVMMGLDAPLADAREVALFPPVTGG from the coding sequence GTGACACTCGATATCGCCTATTTCGCCTGGGTGCGCGAACGCATGGGAGTGGCCGATGAGACGGTCGACCTCCCGGCGAACGTCACCCATGTCGGCGCCTTGGTCGCATGGCTTGCGGCACGCGATGCGCGCGGGCAAATCGCTTTTGCTGAACCGCAGCGCATCCGCGCCGCAATCGACGGCGTGATGATGGGCCTGGACGCGCCGCTTGCCGACGCTCGCGAGGTCGCGCTGTTTCCGCCGGTGACGGGCGGGTGA
- a CDS encoding molybdenum cofactor biosynthesis protein MoaE gives MIRVLVQSAAIDVTAELDLHDAGGHGASASFIGRVRGDGDLTELFLDHHPAMTEAGLADLAHAAADRWRLSALTLIHRVGAMVPGETIVFILASSPHRAEALAACEFLIDRLKTDVMLWKRETFADGRVQWVEPREGDQARAEKWGA, from the coding sequence GTGATCCGCGTCCTTGTGCAGTCGGCGGCGATCGACGTCACCGCCGAACTCGACCTGCACGATGCGGGCGGGCATGGCGCGAGCGCGAGCTTCATCGGGCGGGTGCGCGGTGACGGCGACCTGACCGAGCTGTTCCTCGATCATCACCCCGCGATGACTGAGGCTGGGCTGGCCGATCTGGCGCATGCCGCGGCCGATCGCTGGCGACTTTCGGCGCTGACTTTGATTCACCGCGTCGGCGCGATGGTCCCGGGCGAGACGATCGTGTTCATCCTCGCCAGCAGCCCGCACCGCGCCGAGGCGTTGGCCGCCTGCGAATTCCTGATCGACCGGCTGAAAACCGATGTCATGCTGTGGAAGCGCGAGACCTTTGCCGACGGGCGCGTTCAGTGGGTCGAACCGCGCGAAGGCGATCAGGCGCGCGCGGAGAAATGGGGCGCCTAA
- a CDS encoding hydrogen peroxide-inducible genes activator, translating to MHNYLPSLKQMQYLVALHEHGHFGRAADACNVTQSTLSAGIRELETLLGQTLVERTRRVVRFTGLGNAIVEKAHRVLREAEELADMAAAAAAPLVGELRMSVIPTIAPFLLPGLLPRLRKERPSLKLFLREEPSAQACESLHHGTVDCVLLALPYACGDVEAENLFDDALFVAFPGDQSEDLPAMVSADQIDPAQMLMLEDGHCLKDHVLAACNRPELRAGARMMGTSLHTLVQMVDNGLGITMLPQMAIEAGILDHTDIDTRPLDSEHDWRTIALVWRKGSPRAEEFRMLADIFRKHQAD from the coding sequence ATGCACAATTACCTCCCCTCGCTGAAACAGATGCAATATCTCGTCGCGCTCCACGAGCACGGCCATTTCGGCCGCGCCGCCGACGCCTGCAACGTCACCCAGTCGACGCTGTCGGCGGGCATCCGCGAACTCGAAACGCTGCTGGGCCAGACGCTCGTCGAACGCACCCGCCGCGTCGTCCGCTTCACAGGGCTCGGCAACGCGATCGTCGAAAAGGCGCACCGCGTGCTGCGCGAGGCCGAGGAACTGGCGGACATGGCCGCCGCCGCCGCCGCGCCGCTCGTCGGCGAACTCAGGATGAGCGTCATTCCGACGATCGCCCCCTTCCTCCTCCCCGGCCTCTTGCCGCGGCTCCGCAAGGAACGCCCGTCGCTCAAGCTTTTCCTGCGCGAGGAGCCGAGCGCGCAGGCGTGCGAATCGCTGCACCACGGCACGGTCGATTGCGTGCTGCTCGCCCTCCCCTACGCCTGCGGCGATGTCGAGGCCGAGAATCTGTTCGACGATGCGCTGTTCGTCGCCTTTCCGGGCGACCAGTCGGAGGATCTGCCCGCGATGGTCAGCGCCGACCAGATCGACCCCGCGCAGATGCTGATGCTTGAGGACGGGCACTGCCTGAAAGACCATGTCCTCGCCGCGTGCAACCGCCCCGAACTGCGCGCCGGCGCGCGGATGATGGGGACCTCGCTGCATACGCTGGTCCAGATGGTCGACAACGGCCTCGGCATTACGATGTTGCCGCAGATGGCGATCGAGGCCGGCATCCTCGACCACACCGACATCGACACCCGTCCGCTCGATTCGGAGCATGACTGGCGCACGATCGCGCTGGTGTGGCGCAAGGGCAGCCCGCGTGCCGAGGAATTCCGGATGCTCGCCGATATTTTCCGCAAACATCAGGCGGATTAG
- the trmFO gene encoding methylenetetrahydrofolate--tRNA-(uracil(54)-C(5))-methyltransferase (FADH(2)-oxidizing) TrmFO, whose translation MTYDIHIIGGGLAGSEAAWQLAEAGFRVRLSEMRGSGDMTPAHQGNALAEMVCSNSFRSDDGDSNAVGLLHREMRTLGSIIMREADVHKVPAGSALAVDRDLFSGGVTHALENHPNVTIVRERVDTLPSEGLTIVATGPLTAAGLASSIGAATGKDALAFFDAIAPIVYRESIDMDVAWMASRWDKVGPIGDGKDYINCPMDKEQYHAFVQGLVDGDKTEFKDWEKDTPYFEGCMPIEVMAERGPETLRFGPMKGVGLDNPRTGRWPYAVVQLRQDNALGTLWNMVGFQTKLKHAAQVELFRTIPGLEKAEFARLGGLHRNSFIRSPELLDAQLRLKSAPHIRFAGQITGCEGYVESAAIGLIAARFAAAELAGRDLAPPPPETALGALLGHITGGADAASYQPMNVNFGLFPPLAEDVRKKDRKLGYTARAGVSLAAWIKQADGVAA comes from the coding sequence ATGACATACGACATTCACATCATCGGCGGCGGCCTCGCCGGATCCGAGGCGGCATGGCAGCTCGCCGAGGCTGGGTTCCGCGTGCGCCTGTCCGAAATGCGCGGCAGCGGCGACATGACCCCGGCGCACCAGGGCAACGCGCTCGCCGAAATGGTCTGCTCGAACAGCTTTCGCAGCGACGATGGCGACAGCAATGCCGTCGGCCTGCTCCACCGCGAGATGCGCACGCTCGGTTCGATCATCATGCGCGAGGCCGACGTCCACAAGGTGCCCGCGGGATCGGCGCTCGCGGTCGATCGCGACCTTTTTTCGGGCGGTGTCACACATGCACTCGAAAATCACCCGAACGTCACCATTGTCCGCGAACGCGTCGATACGCTGCCGTCGGAAGGCCTGACGATCGTCGCCACGGGCCCGCTTACCGCTGCTGGCCTTGCCTCAAGTATCGGCGCTGCGACCGGCAAGGACGCCCTCGCCTTCTTCGACGCGATCGCCCCCATCGTCTACCGCGAGAGCATCGACATGGACGTCGCTTGGATGGCGAGCCGCTGGGACAAGGTCGGGCCGATCGGCGACGGCAAGGACTATATCAACTGCCCGATGGACAAGGAGCAGTATCACGCCTTCGTCCAGGGACTCGTCGACGGCGACAAGACCGAGTTCAAGGACTGGGAAAAGGACACGCCCTATTTCGAGGGCTGCATGCCGATCGAGGTGATGGCCGAGCGCGGTCCCGAAACGCTGCGCTTCGGCCCGATGAAAGGCGTCGGGCTCGACAATCCGCGCACCGGGCGCTGGCCCTATGCGGTCGTTCAGCTGCGTCAGGACAATGCGCTCGGCACGCTCTGGAACATGGTCGGTTTCCAGACCAAGCTCAAACATGCCGCGCAGGTTGAGCTGTTCCGCACCATCCCTGGTCTCGAAAAGGCCGAGTTCGCGCGCCTCGGCGGCCTCCACCGTAACAGCTTCATCCGCTCGCCCGAATTGCTCGACGCGCAGCTGCGCCTGAAATCGGCGCCGCACATTCGCTTCGCGGGGCAGATCACCGGCTGCGAAGGCTATGTCGAAAGCGCTGCGATCGGGCTGATCGCCGCGCGCTTTGCCGCCGCGGAGCTCGCGGGACGCGACCTCGCACCGCCGCCGCCCGAAACCGCACTCGGCGCGCTGCTTGGCCACATCACCGGCGGCGCAGATGCCGCGAGCTATCAGCCGATGAACGTAAACTTCGGCCTCTTCCCACCGCTCGCCGAGGATGTCCGCAAGAAGGATCGCAAGCTGGGCTATACCGCGCGCGCCGGTGTTTCACTCGCGGCGTGGATCAAACAGGCCGACGGCGTCGCTGCCTAG
- a CDS encoding lysoplasmalogenase, translating into MNGERSWDRARWLWLLALAGGISFFVAVFLRLDGPAIWAWKTSGVGLLAVWAAVNARGKNGWLIAAALGFGALGDYLLDAKGLEVGAVAFVVGHVIAITLYLMNRRAQMTPSQRLLGWLAMPATLAIVWGMLSPAPGWWHAAVYSLFVAAMAAAAWTSRFPRYRTGMGAMMFLASDLFIFAGEGGVLSKDVTMWLVWPLYFAGQALIAWGVVGTLAKEARG; encoded by the coding sequence ATGAACGGGGAACGGAGTTGGGATCGGGCACGCTGGTTGTGGCTGTTGGCACTGGCCGGCGGGATCAGCTTTTTCGTCGCAGTTTTCTTGCGGCTCGACGGCCCCGCAATCTGGGCCTGGAAGACGAGCGGCGTCGGCTTGCTGGCGGTCTGGGCGGCGGTGAATGCACGCGGCAAGAACGGTTGGCTGATCGCAGCCGCCCTCGGTTTCGGCGCGCTCGGCGATTATCTGCTCGATGCGAAGGGGCTCGAGGTCGGTGCCGTGGCGTTCGTGGTCGGACATGTCATCGCGATCACCCTCTATCTGATGAACCGGCGGGCGCAGATGACGCCGTCGCAGCGCCTGCTGGGCTGGCTGGCCATGCCCGCGACGCTGGCGATCGTCTGGGGCATGCTGAGCCCCGCGCCGGGCTGGTGGCACGCCGCCGTCTATTCGCTGTTCGTCGCCGCGATGGCGGCGGCCGCTTGGACCAGCCGCTTTCCGCGCTATCGCACCGGGATGGGCGCAATGATGTTCCTGGCCAGCGATCTGTTCATCTTTGCGGGCGAGGGCGGGGTGCTGTCCAAGGACGTCACAATGTGGCTCGTCTGGCCGCTCTATTTCGCGGGGCAGGCGTTGATCGCATGGGGCGTGGTGGGTACGCTCGCGAAGGAAGCGCGCGGCTGA